Proteins co-encoded in one Christiangramia fulva genomic window:
- a CDS encoding OmpA/MotB family protein yields MKRVITVTILAATMLTSCVSKKKYVALEGELDNTKSELQKTRVEKDEIEAKYNKIEQRVAEYNAKINSLRTANEGMYEQNDLTVMSQKTKEHMRNTIAKMDPEKVKGAKTLEDSINLAVSYNLKKKISEGADEDDIDISVDETVVMINVSDKLLFNSGSARVSNKAQPLLKKLSEVINSEPAMEVMIEGHTDDRKVVPESYLKDNWDLSVRRATSVVRILQDKYDVDPAKLIAAGRSSYQPLVDNSSKENMAKNRRTRIVIIPNLDKFFAMLESEG; encoded by the coding sequence ATGAAAAGAGTAATAACTGTAACAATTTTAGCAGCAACCATGCTGACTTCCTGTGTCTCCAAGAAAAAATATGTGGCACTGGAAGGTGAACTGGATAACACGAAAAGTGAGCTTCAAAAAACTAGGGTAGAAAAAGACGAAATTGAAGCTAAATATAATAAGATCGAGCAGCGTGTGGCCGAGTACAATGCGAAGATCAATTCTTTAAGAACAGCCAACGAAGGAATGTACGAACAGAATGACCTTACCGTCATGTCGCAGAAAACCAAAGAGCATATGCGCAATACCATCGCCAAGATGGATCCGGAAAAGGTAAAAGGCGCTAAAACTCTTGAAGATTCTATCAATCTTGCCGTTTCTTATAACTTAAAAAAGAAAATATCTGAAGGTGCCGATGAAGATGATATCGACATTAGTGTTGATGAAACCGTGGTGATGATCAATGTTTCAGATAAATTATTATTCAACAGCGGAAGTGCCCGGGTAAGCAATAAAGCACAACCTCTGCTTAAAAAACTTTCTGAAGTGATCAACAGCGAACCAGCTATGGAGGTTATGATCGAAGGTCATACCGATGATCGTAAAGTAGTTCCTGAATCTTATTTAAAAGATAACTGGGATCTTAGCGTTAGAAGAGCGACTTCTGTGGTGAGAATCCTTCAGGATAAATATGATGTAGATCCGGCTAAACTTATTGCTGCCGGTAGAAGCAGCTACCAGCCTCTTGTAGATAATTCATCTAAAGAAAATATGGCAAAAAATCGTAGAACCCGTATAGTTATCATCCCCAACCTGGATAAATTCTTTGCGATGCTTGAATCTGAAGGATAA